From a single Brassica napus cultivar Da-Ae chromosome C9, Da-Ae, whole genome shotgun sequence genomic region:
- the LOC125593269 gene encoding mini zinc finger protein 2-like — translation MRKRQVVLRRASPEEPSRISSTASSRMLRGVRYGECQKNHAAAVGGYAVDGCREFMASNGEEGTVSALTCAACGCHRSFHRRETEVVCDCESPPSSGN, via the coding sequence ATGAGGAAGCGTCAAGTGGTGTTAAGGAGAGCATCGCCGGAGGAGCCTTCTAGAATCTCCTCGACGGCTTCCTCTCGGATGTTGAGAGGTGTGAGATACGGCGAGTGTCAGAAGAACCACGCCGCAGCAGTTGGAGGCTACGCCGTTGACGGCTGCCGGGAGTTCATGGCAAGCAACGGAGAGGAAGGTACGGTGTCAGCGCTAACTTGCGCCGCCTGTGGCTGCCACCGCAGTTTCCACCGGAGAGAAACCGAGGTTGTTTGCGACTGTGAGTCACCTCCCTCGAGTGGGAATTAG